From one Chryseobacterium sp. 3008163 genomic stretch:
- a CDS encoding ATP-dependent DNA helicase RecQ, whose translation MISSHDFQELKNKTLKHFWGYNTFRDSQGEIIDSVITGNDTLVLLPTGAGKSLCYQLPALLREGVCLVISPLLALMKDQVNQLKFRGIEAEYLSSELDDFDAEVIYNRCKDGLTKLLYVSPERLTNFHFIQQIEEIQLSFIAVDEAHCISEWGQDFRPSYQNIKDFRKNNPEIACLALTATATPKVLEEIKNKLELKKPNVFQKSFKRDNIKIFSEEISDKYQRIFNILKYAKESGIIYVRTRKDAELLTEYLHRNKISNVDYYHAGLTTKEKNERQNSWNNSDQNVLISTNAFGMGIDKDNVRFVIHFSPSQSIENYYQEIGRAGRDGKKSFAFMLWDQQEILNFDQILRNQIPNKAEFLKIISFLYSKFQVAEFELPEKVFQLNISGIQNFTKLSTAKIKNVLNFLHTQEIIYYNSNKSLSSLELSIKAEEIDQIPQKDAYFIELLLRSISGITTHKVMFSEQKVSDKIGVSIHLIKERLKELQQKNYLEYIDGALASVKFLKPRDERVTNSIYWKLFEQIQKNKIQKWEEMKFYIEDSTYCKMKLILAYFGEKNSKNCGQCTVCEKNKRSIFGKSISSEITGLLAKKPATIEELSIQLNFHSKEDILENLIFLLDSGKVKMLNFRTYALK comes from the coding sequence ATGATTTCTTCTCACGATTTTCAGGAACTGAAAAATAAAACCCTTAAGCATTTTTGGGGTTACAATACCTTTAGAGATTCTCAAGGTGAAATCATCGATTCTGTGATTACTGGAAATGACACCTTGGTTCTTTTACCTACCGGTGCAGGAAAATCTCTTTGTTACCAGCTTCCTGCTTTATTGAGAGAAGGTGTCTGTTTGGTGATTTCCCCATTATTAGCTTTGATGAAAGATCAGGTCAATCAGTTAAAATTTAGAGGAATTGAAGCTGAATATCTTTCTTCAGAACTCGATGATTTTGATGCGGAAGTTATTTATAACCGCTGTAAAGACGGTTTAACGAAACTCCTTTACGTTTCACCGGAAAGATTGACTAACTTTCATTTTATTCAGCAAATAGAAGAGATACAGCTTTCATTTATTGCAGTAGATGAGGCACACTGTATTTCAGAATGGGGACAAGATTTCAGACCTAGTTATCAAAACATTAAAGATTTCAGAAAAAACAATCCTGAGATAGCTTGTCTTGCTTTAACAGCGACAGCAACTCCAAAAGTTTTAGAAGAGATAAAAAATAAGCTTGAATTAAAAAAACCGAACGTTTTTCAGAAAAGTTTTAAAAGAGATAATATTAAAATTTTTTCGGAAGAAATTTCAGATAAATATCAAAGGATTTTTAACATACTAAAATATGCTAAAGAATCTGGAATTATCTATGTAAGAACCAGAAAAGATGCTGAGCTCCTCACAGAATATCTTCACAGAAATAAAATAAGCAACGTAGATTACTACCATGCGGGATTAACGACGAAAGAAAAAAACGAAAGACAAAATTCCTGGAATAATAGTGATCAAAATGTACTGATATCCACCAACGCATTCGGGATGGGAATTGATAAAGACAATGTGCGCTTCGTTATTCACTTTTCCCCTTCTCAGTCGATAGAAAATTATTATCAGGAAATTGGACGTGCCGGAAGAGATGGCAAGAAAAGTTTTGCGTTCATGCTTTGGGATCAACAGGAAATTTTAAATTTTGATCAGATTTTAAGAAATCAAATTCCGAATAAAGCTGAGTTTTTGAAAATTATTTCCTTTCTATATTCTAAGTTTCAGGTGGCTGAATTTGAACTTCCCGAAAAAGTTTTTCAATTAAATATTTCAGGTATTCAAAATTTTACAAAACTTTCAACAGCTAAAATTAAAAACGTTTTAAATTTCCTTCATACTCAGGAGATTATTTATTACAACAGCAACAAGAGTTTATCATCGTTAGAACTTTCAATAAAAGCTGAAGAAATTGATCAGATACCTCAAAAAGATGCTTATTTTATTGAACTTCTCCTTCGCTCAATCTCAGGAATTACAACGCACAAAGTAATGTTCAGCGAACAAAAAGTGAGCGATAAAATCGGAGTAAGTATTCATTTAATCAAAGAACGATTGAAAGAGCTCCAACAGAAAAATTATCTTGAATATATCGACGGAGCCTTGGCAAGTGTTAAATTTCTTAAGCCAAGAGATGAAAGAGTGACTAACAGTATCTATTGGAAACTTTTTGAACAAATTCAAAAAAATAAAATTCAGAAGTGGGAAGAGATGAAATTCTACATCGAAGATTCTACCTACTGTAAAATGAAACTGATTCTTGCCTATTTTGGAGAGAAAAATTCAAAAAACTGTGGACAGTGCACGGTTTGCGAAAAAAATAAACGTTCCATATTTGGGAAAAGTATATCTTCAGAAATCACAGGCTTATTGGCTAAAAAACCAGCTACAATCGAAGAACTTTCGATTCAGTTAAATTTTCATTCAAAGGAAGATATTTTAGAAAACCTCATATTTCTTCTCGATTCAGGAAAAGTAAAAATGCTGAACTTTAGAACGTACGCCCTTAAATAG
- the fmt gene encoding methionyl-tRNA formyltransferase — translation MKSLKVVFFGTPEFAKTALAAIHQSNHEVIGVVTVADKASGRGQKINQSAVKIYAVENNLHVLQPEKLRNPEFLEEIKCLNADVFVVVAFRMMPKILFEMPELGTFNLHASLLPDYRGAAPINYAVINGEEKTGATTFFINEKIDEGNILLQEEIEILPDENAGNLHDRLMEMGAKLIVKTLDGLSENSITEKPQPHVEQPKNAFKIFKEDTRIDFSKNSKEVHQFILGMSPYPAAFTTLKIGEEEKGLKIYGGKFEIVDHGKTSGTSDISKSEFKIYTKDGIYYPSELQLEGKKRMNVKDFLNGFRNFDEIKMA, via the coding sequence ATGAAATCATTGAAAGTCGTTTTTTTTGGTACACCTGAGTTTGCAAAAACTGCTTTGGCAGCCATTCATCAATCAAATCATGAAGTTATAGGCGTAGTGACCGTTGCTGACAAAGCGAGCGGGCGTGGACAGAAAATCAATCAATCTGCAGTAAAAATTTACGCTGTCGAAAATAATCTGCATGTTTTGCAGCCCGAAAAATTAAGAAATCCTGAATTTTTAGAAGAAATTAAATGTTTAAATGCGGATGTTTTCGTTGTCGTTGCGTTCAGAATGATGCCGAAAATCTTGTTTGAAATGCCTGAACTGGGAACTTTCAATCTTCATGCTTCATTACTCCCTGATTATCGTGGTGCTGCACCCATCAATTATGCTGTAATTAACGGAGAAGAAAAAACAGGAGCAACTACATTTTTCATCAACGAAAAAATTGATGAAGGAAATATTCTTTTACAAGAGGAGATTGAAATTTTGCCAGATGAAAACGCTGGAAATCTCCACGATAGACTCATGGAAATGGGCGCAAAATTAATTGTAAAAACGCTAGACGGTTTATCTGAAAATTCAATCACAGAAAAACCTCAACCCCACGTTGAACAGCCTAAAAATGCCTTTAAAATTTTTAAAGAAGATACAAGAATTGACTTTAGTAAAAATTCAAAGGAAGTTCATCAGTTTATTTTAGGAATGTCACCTTATCCAGCAGCTTTCACTACTTTGAAAATCGGAGAAGAAGAAAAAGGCCTAAAAATTTACGGTGGGAAATTTGAAATTGTTGATCATGGGAAAACTTCCGGAACTTCAGATATTTCTAAAAGTGAATTTAAAATTTACACAAAAGACGGAATTTATTATCCTTCAGAACTCCAGTTAGAAGGAAAGAAAAGAATGAACGTCAAAGATTTCCTCAACGGATTTAGGAATTTCGACGAAATAAAAATGGCTTGA
- the ribB gene encoding 3,4-dihydroxy-2-butanone-4-phosphate synthase, with protein MSDLKLNTIPEAIEDLKNGKIIIVVDDEDRENEGDFLCAAELTTPELINFMAYHGRGLICMPLPEKRCDELGLDIMVSRSSDPKETAFTVSVDLLGDGTSTGISAGDRAKTILALMDEKAKPTDFMRPGHIFPLRAKKGGVLKRAGHTEAAIDLTCLAGLKEGGVICEIMNEDGSMSRLPELYAFAQKHDMKIVSIEDLIHYQLKKGNLIERIEEREVKTAYGDFDFLAFRETSNDQIHFALTKGSWTVDEPVLVRVQSSDSYFDVLTRLNNGEKPQLEKVTSMINEAGKGAIIFINNVSNSENTLRKLQQFLNYQDGQQKHPTAAFNYRDYGIGTQILKNLGINKFKVITQNPNVKPQVGGYDVEVTEMVQL; from the coding sequence ATGTCAGATTTGAAGTTAAATACTATTCCAGAGGCTATTGAAGACCTTAAAAATGGTAAAATAATTATAGTGGTAGACGATGAAGACAGAGAAAATGAAGGAGATTTTCTTTGTGCTGCCGAATTGACGACTCCTGAGCTCATCAATTTTATGGCGTACCACGGCAGAGGGCTGATCTGTATGCCACTTCCTGAAAAAAGATGTGACGAACTTGGTTTGGATATCATGGTAAGCAGAAGCAGCGACCCTAAAGAGACTGCGTTTACGGTATCTGTTGACCTTTTAGGTGACGGTACTTCTACCGGAATCTCTGCAGGTGACAGAGCTAAAACAATTTTGGCTTTGATGGATGAAAAGGCTAAACCAACAGATTTCATGCGTCCAGGACATATTTTCCCGCTTCGTGCAAAGAAGGGTGGAGTTTTGAAAAGAGCAGGACACACAGAAGCTGCAATTGATCTGACTTGCCTTGCAGGTTTGAAAGAGGGCGGTGTGATCTGTGAGATTATGAATGAGGATGGAAGCATGTCTCGTTTACCGGAATTGTATGCTTTTGCACAAAAGCATGATATGAAAATTGTTTCTATTGAAGACTTGATTCATTACCAGCTTAAAAAAGGAAACCTTATCGAAAGAATCGAGGAAAGAGAAGTGAAAACCGCTTATGGTGATTTTGATTTCTTAGCTTTCAGAGAAACTTCTAACGACCAGATCCATTTTGCTTTGACGAAAGGTTCTTGGACCGTTGATGAGCCTGTTTTGGTAAGAGTACAATCTTCAGATTCTTATTTTGACGTTTTGACGAGATTGAATAACGGTGAAAAACCTCAATTGGAGAAAGTAACCAGCATGATCAATGAAGCTGGTAAAGGAGCGATTATTTTCATTAATAACGTATCTAATTCTGAAAATACACTGAGAAAATTGCAACAGTTCTTAAACTATCAGGATGGTCAGCAAAAACATCCGACTGCCGCTTTCAATTATAGAGATTACGGTATAGGAACTCAGATTTTAAAGAATTTAGGAATCAATAAATTTAAAGTGATTACTCAGAATCCTAACGTAAAACCTCAGGTTGGAGGTTATGATGTTGAGGTGACAGAGATGGTTCAGCTTTAA
- a CDS encoding LLM class flavin-dependent oxidoreductase — protein MKNFEISVLDLAPVKQGKSIHDTFQDSLSLANFAENLNYKRFWLAEHHNMESIASSATSVLIGFIANGTKKIRVGSGGIMLPNHSSLIIAEQFGTLESLFPGRIDLGLGRAPGTDGLTAQALGRNPAIINEQFPRQILELQKYFSKENSNALVRAIPGEGLDIPMYMLGSSTDSAWLAAELGLPYAFAGHFAPEQMEMAFKIYREHFEPSKHLDKPYIIACVNGVAAETSEEAHLLSTTLFQAFINIIRNDRKPFPAPVEDMDTIWSAMEKSMVLQKLKFSFIGNQDEIAAQLKTFQERYQVDELMINSHIYDHSKRLESYEIIKRAVDSLF, from the coding sequence ATGAAAAACTTTGAAATATCTGTTTTAGACCTTGCTCCCGTAAAGCAAGGAAAAAGTATTCACGATACTTTTCAGGACAGTCTGTCTTTAGCAAACTTTGCTGAAAATTTAAATTATAAAAGATTCTGGCTTGCCGAACATCATAACATGGAAAGCATTGCCAGTTCTGCAACCTCAGTTCTGATTGGTTTTATTGCCAACGGAACGAAAAAAATCAGAGTAGGCTCCGGTGGAATTATGCTTCCGAATCACAGTTCATTAATTATCGCCGAACAATTCGGAACTTTAGAATCACTTTTCCCTGGAAGAATAGATTTAGGTTTAGGAAGAGCTCCGGGAACAGATGGCTTAACGGCTCAAGCTTTGGGAAGAAATCCAGCCATCATCAATGAACAGTTTCCGAGACAGATTTTAGAATTACAAAAATATTTTTCTAAAGAAAACTCAAATGCTTTGGTTCGTGCGATTCCTGGTGAGGGTTTAGATATTCCGATGTATATGTTGGGTTCAAGTACAGACAGCGCTTGGTTGGCTGCAGAATTAGGATTGCCTTATGCTTTTGCAGGACATTTTGCTCCCGAACAAATGGAAATGGCTTTTAAAATTTACAGAGAACATTTTGAGCCTTCAAAACATTTAGACAAACCTTACATTATTGCCTGTGTGAATGGAGTAGCCGCAGAAACTTCTGAAGAAGCGCATTTACTTTCCACGACATTGTTTCAGGCATTTATCAACATCATCAGAAACGACAGAAAACCTTTTCCAGCTCCCGTAGAAGATATGGATACAATCTGGTCAGCAATGGAAAAATCGATGGTTTTACAAAAACTGAAATTCAGTTTTATCGGTAATCAGGATGAAATTGCTGCACAGCTTAAAACCTTTCAGGAAAGGTATCAGGTGGATGAATTAATGATCAATTCTCACATCTACGATCACTCAAAAAGGCTAGAATCTTATGAGATTATTAAAAGAGCGGTAGACTCGTTATTCTAA
- a CDS encoding helix-turn-helix domain-containing protein: MNNHFFDLIEHTNRSVFLTGKAGTGKTTFLNEFVKKTRKKHIVVAPTGIAAINAGGVTIHSMFGLPLRTFLPTTDRIDGSLGNNIADLQQHFKYRKDKLKLLREVEVLIIDEVSMLRADVLDMMDFSLRFIRRNNQRFGGVQMLFIGDLYQLPPVVRDEHILKMFYNSPFFFDSLAIKDIPLLTIELTKVYRQTDENFLEILNSIRDGDVANIDFEHLNERYNPDFNAGEDSYIYLCSHNKLADDINQQKLAEIKVSPATFEAKLFGEFKENQYPNEQFLELKIGAQVMFIRNDISGEKKYFNGKIGEISALDEKEIKVVLEGSEREITVKREVWEQKKYSLDGEKNIKEEVLGSFEQFPIKLAWAVTIHKSQGLTFDKVIIDAGKSFTAGQVYVALSRCRTLEGIVLKSKITPEVIFKDNRILQFQGDTFANDNVEEILNREKYDYSIRKVLRSVDSQWLLKEVELWNNLSITTKSIDHAKSKQLYLQLKRDVLNLGKIFEKLERIIFQKVNNFINQTEEWSEIESKTKGAVNFFFSEVKDKIFSPLKEFYSEIKGVKGLKNYNEELRSWLEDIEEYLNSLKTAHLLETKLLDEKNDKEVSMKIAKVPSQVLTFQLFEQGKTISEIALERGLVKETVLGHLARFAEQGLLDLSRVITSDKIKTFEKAFKTDPKETLNEWKTALPNDFDFNEIRILINHYNFLKEKGK; the protein is encoded by the coding sequence ATGAATAATCATTTTTTTGACTTAATAGAACATACCAACCGAAGCGTTTTTCTTACCGGAAAAGCAGGAACGGGAAAGACAACATTCCTTAACGAATTTGTAAAAAAAACCAGAAAAAAACACATTGTCGTAGCTCCTACCGGGATTGCTGCAATCAATGCTGGTGGCGTAACCATTCATTCAATGTTTGGTTTGCCATTGCGTACTTTTTTGCCTACAACAGACAGAATTGATGGAAGTTTGGGAAATAATATTGCTGACCTTCAACAACATTTTAAATACAGAAAAGATAAACTTAAGCTTTTGCGTGAGGTAGAGGTTCTGATTATTGATGAGGTTTCGATGTTGCGTGCTGATGTTTTGGATATGATGGATTTTTCGCTTCGTTTTATCCGACGAAATAATCAGCGTTTTGGAGGTGTTCAGATGTTATTTATCGGAGATTTGTATCAGCTTCCGCCGGTGGTGAGAGATGAGCACATTTTAAAAATGTTCTATAATTCTCCTTTCTTTTTTGACAGTCTTGCGATAAAAGATATTCCTTTGCTTACAATTGAACTGACGAAAGTTTACCGTCAGACTGATGAAAATTTTCTTGAAATTTTAAATTCAATCCGTGACGGAGATGTTGCGAATATCGATTTTGAACATTTAAATGAAAGATATAACCCTGATTTTAATGCAGGTGAAGATTCTTACATTTATCTCTGTTCGCACAACAAATTGGCGGACGACATTAATCAGCAGAAATTGGCTGAAATTAAAGTGAGTCCTGCTACTTTTGAAGCGAAACTTTTTGGTGAGTTTAAAGAAAACCAATATCCGAACGAGCAGTTTTTAGAATTAAAAATTGGTGCTCAGGTCATGTTTATCAGGAATGATATTTCCGGTGAAAAGAAGTATTTTAACGGAAAAATTGGTGAAATTTCTGCCTTAGACGAAAAGGAAATTAAGGTTGTTCTTGAAGGGAGTGAAAGAGAAATTACCGTAAAAAGAGAGGTCTGGGAACAGAAAAAGTATTCTTTAGACGGCGAAAAAAATATCAAAGAAGAAGTTTTAGGCAGCTTCGAGCAGTTTCCAATTAAATTGGCTTGGGCGGTCACGATTCATAAAAGTCAGGGTTTGACGTTTGATAAAGTAATTATTGATGCCGGAAAAAGTTTCACAGCGGGTCAGGTGTATGTAGCTTTATCACGTTGTCGAACTTTAGAAGGAATTGTTTTAAAATCTAAAATTACTCCCGAAGTTATCTTTAAAGACAACAGAATTCTGCAGTTTCAGGGTGATACTTTTGCCAATGACAATGTTGAGGAAATTCTGAATAGAGAAAAATATGATTACAGCATCAGAAAAGTGCTTCGTTCGGTAGATTCTCAGTGGCTTTTAAAAGAAGTAGAACTGTGGAATAACCTTTCAATTACTACAAAAAGTATCGACCACGCAAAATCCAAACAATTGTATCTCCAATTGAAGCGTGATGTTCTTAATTTGGGTAAAATTTTTGAAAAACTTGAAAGAATTATTTTCCAGAAAGTCAATAATTTCATCAACCAAACGGAAGAATGGAGCGAGATTGAAAGTAAAACCAAAGGTGCCGTTAATTTCTTTTTCAGCGAAGTGAAAGACAAAATTTTCAGTCCGTTGAAAGAATTTTATTCTGAAATAAAAGGAGTAAAAGGTCTGAAAAATTATAATGAAGAATTGAGAAGCTGGCTGGAAGATATTGAAGAATATCTGAATAGTTTAAAAACCGCTCATCTTTTGGAAACGAAACTTTTAGACGAAAAAAACGATAAGGAAGTCAGCATGAAAATTGCGAAAGTTCCTTCTCAGGTTCTGACTTTTCAATTGTTTGAACAGGGAAAAACCATTTCGGAAATCGCTTTGGAAAGGGGTTTGGTCAAAGAAACGGTTTTAGGTCATTTGGCAAGATTTGCCGAACAGGGTTTGCTTGATTTGTCGAGAGTGATTACTTCTGATAAAATTAAAACGTTCGAAAAAGCTTTTAAAACTGATCCCAAAGAAACTTTAAACGAATGGAAAACTGCGTTGCCTAATGATTTTGATTTTAATGAAATCAGGATTTTGATTAATCATTATAATTTTTTGAAGGAAAAAGGGAAATAA
- a CDS encoding gamma carbonic anhydrase family protein: MALVKELLGKAPQIGENTFLAETATIIGDVVMGKDCSIWYNAVIRGDVNYIKMGDKVNVQDNAMLHCTFEKFPLEIGNNVSIGHNAIVHGCRIKDNVLIGMGSIVMDDCLVEENSIVGAGSVVTQGTHIKSGEVWGGVPARKIKDISSALLEGEVNRIADNYVKYSSWYKE, encoded by the coding sequence ATGGCACTTGTAAAAGAACTTTTAGGAAAAGCACCGCAAATCGGAGAAAATACTTTTTTGGCAGAAACCGCAACGATCATTGGAGATGTTGTCATGGGAAAAGACTGTAGTATCTGGTATAATGCGGTCATCAGAGGTGATGTGAATTACATCAAAATGGGAGACAAAGTCAATGTACAGGATAACGCCATGCTACATTGCACTTTCGAAAAATTTCCTTTGGAAATCGGAAATAATGTTTCTATCGGTCATAACGCCATCGTTCACGGATGCAGAATTAAAGACAATGTTTTAATCGGAATGGGTTCTATCGTGATGGATGACTGTCTGGTTGAGGAAAACTCTATCGTTGGAGCAGGTTCTGTAGTGACGCAAGGAACACATATCAAATCCGGTGAAGTTTGGGGCGGAGTTCCGGCAAGAAAGATAAAAGATATTTCTTCAGCTTTATTAGAAGGAGAAGTGAATAGGATTGCAGATAATTATGTGAAGTATTCTTCTTGGTATAAAGAATAA
- a CDS encoding NifU family protein, which yields MHTILIEPTENPKVMKFVADYNLIPGSLELDRNSDISEIPLAQEVFNYPFVERIFITANFVAIAKQDTVEWEHIAENLKNVIEDELLANPRIYLQKKKEMIQIYAEMTPNPNVMKFVSSKVLMEGFVEVKSRETSEGVPLAQAIFKDFDFAKEVFISDNFVAVTRDNSVEWHQVMMAVRGFIAEYLQSGGEISNIVAQKHESPVENIINRDYTDNEQKISDILNEYVAPAVENDGGKISLMEYDESSKTAKMLLQGACSGCPSSTATLKGGIENILKQFLPDLVERVEAVNG from the coding sequence ATGCATACTATTCTTATAGAGCCAACAGAAAACCCAAAAGTGATGAAATTTGTAGCTGATTACAATTTGATTCCAGGGTCTTTAGAATTGGACAGAAATTCAGATATATCAGAAATACCTTTAGCACAGGAAGTTTTCAATTATCCTTTTGTGGAAAGAATTTTCATTACTGCTAATTTTGTTGCGATTGCAAAACAAGATACTGTAGAATGGGAACACATTGCCGAAAACTTAAAAAATGTAATTGAGGACGAACTTTTAGCTAACCCAAGAATTTACCTTCAAAAGAAAAAAGAAATGATTCAGATTTATGCTGAAATGACTCCAAATCCTAATGTGATGAAGTTCGTTTCCAGCAAAGTGCTGATGGAAGGTTTTGTGGAAGTAAAATCAAGAGAAACTTCAGAGGGAGTTCCCTTGGCTCAGGCGATTTTCAAAGATTTTGATTTTGCTAAAGAAGTTTTCATTTCAGACAATTTTGTGGCTGTCACAAGAGACAATTCTGTGGAATGGCATCAGGTAATGATGGCTGTACGTGGTTTTATCGCTGAATATCTTCAAAGTGGTGGAGAAATTTCAAATATTGTCGCTCAGAAACATGAAAGTCCGGTTGAGAATATCATCAACAGAGATTATACAGACAACGAACAGAAAATTTCTGATATTTTAAATGAATATGTTGCTCCTGCAGTAGAAAATGACGGAGGGAAAATATCTTTAATGGAATATGACGAATCTTCAAAAACAGCAAAAATGCTTTTACAGGGTGCTTGTTCTGGATGCCCAAGTTCTACAGCTACACTGAAAGGCGGTATAGAAAATATTCTGAAACAATTTTTACCGGATTTAGTAGAACGAGTAGAGGCAGTAAACGGATAA
- the hemH gene encoding ferrochelatase produces MKGILLVNLGSPRSTSVPDVREYLDEFLMDEKVIDYRWFFRALLVQGIILNTRPAKSAEAYKTVWTDEGSPLIVITQKIQKKLQKLVDVPVEIGMRYAQPSIEAGIQKLVDQGVTEIVLFPLYPQYAMSTTETVIEKAEEVRKKKFPGIKINYIQPFYNREIYIDCLAESIREKLPENFDALQFSYHGVPERHIYKTDPTNTCNLNDCCSRENNPSHQFCYRHQCFDVTNSVIKKLGLPKEKVMVTFQSRLGKDKWMEPYTDETLETIGKKGIKNLAIVCPAFVSDCLETLEEISVEGKHQFEHGGGENFHYIPCLNDEDRWIDVVKTLCDEKLNEFYFV; encoded by the coding sequence ATGAAAGGAATATTATTAGTCAATCTTGGTTCACCAAGATCAACCTCTGTACCTGATGTACGAGAATATCTTGATGAATTTTTGATGGACGAAAAAGTGATTGATTACCGATGGTTTTTCCGTGCACTTTTGGTTCAGGGAATTATTTTAAATACAAGACCTGCAAAATCTGCGGAAGCTTACAAAACAGTATGGACAGATGAAGGTTCGCCTTTGATTGTCATCACTCAGAAAATTCAAAAAAAACTTCAGAAGCTAGTCGATGTTCCGGTAGAAATCGGGATGAGATATGCTCAGCCGAGCATTGAAGCCGGAATTCAGAAGTTAGTTGACCAAGGTGTAACGGAAATTGTTTTATTTCCATTGTACCCGCAATATGCGATGAGTACAACTGAAACGGTGATTGAAAAAGCAGAAGAAGTAAGAAAAAAGAAATTTCCGGGAATTAAAATCAATTACATCCAGCCTTTTTACAACAGAGAAATTTACATCGACTGTCTTGCAGAAAGCATCAGAGAAAAGCTTCCTGAAAATTTCGATGCGTTACAATTTTCTTATCACGGAGTTCCTGAGAGACATATATATAAGACAGACCCTACAAACACCTGTAATCTGAACGATTGCTGTTCTCGTGAGAATAATCCAAGTCACCAGTTTTGTTATCGTCACCAATGTTTTGATGTGACCAATTCTGTGATTAAAAAATTAGGTTTACCAAAAGAAAAAGTAATGGTGACTTTTCAATCAAGATTGGGTAAAGATAAATGGATGGAACCTTATACCGATGAAACTTTGGAAACCATCGGCAAAAAAGGAATTAAAAACCTTGCGATTGTTTGCCCGGCTTTCGTTTCTGACTGTCTTGAAACTTTGGAAGAGATTTCAGTCGAAGGAAAACATCAATTTGAGCATGGTGGCGGTGAAAATTTCCATTACATTCCTTGTTTAAATGACGAAGACCGATGGATTGACGTGGTAAAAACGCTCTGCGACGAAAAACTGAACGAGTTTTATTTCGTTTAA
- a CDS encoding type IX secretion system plug protein domain-containing protein — protein MKTLQIFLLSLGSLAFGQNIQSIQLFNPQTNDETPVINMNQQLVLSFDDLTNSSTIYRYTIKHYDRNWQDDNLFFTEIANGSINALLDQFEYSFNTIQPYTHYKLNFPNDKIRPKISGNFEIVVYKDSADKPLFTKRFSLVEDQANLALNISRIADARNPNINQRVEVQVTSKGGDLSGNVNSMTLNVMQNNNQNMTITNLKPSSTLGSQILFQQMSIVFPGNNEFYYFDNKNMNMPADMVQETGLKDGVNQTYLHPVWAYPLNYQYQPDVNGAFYYRRNDLGLERNAEREADYAWVHFSLDSDPMDKELYIVGGFNNFKANKESQMIYNAEKKQYVAKIFLKQGFYNYILATKEANGSLNLGEINGNFWQTENLYQAFLYYKPFGRNYDGLLGYGEFRTPVR, from the coding sequence ATGAAAACGTTGCAGATATTTTTACTCAGTTTAGGTTCTTTAGCTTTCGGGCAGAACATTCAAAGTATTCAGTTGTTTAATCCTCAGACGAATGACGAAACGCCGGTCATCAATATGAATCAGCAATTGGTGTTGAGCTTTGATGATTTGACTAATTCAAGTACAATTTACAGATACACCATCAAGCATTACGACAGAAACTGGCAGGATGATAATCTTTTCTTCACGGAAATTGCCAATGGAAGCATAAATGCGTTGCTAGATCAATTTGAATATTCTTTCAATACAATACAACCTTACACGCATTATAAACTGAATTTTCCAAACGATAAGATCAGACCGAAAATATCCGGAAATTTTGAAATCGTCGTTTACAAAGACTCTGCAGACAAACCACTTTTTACCAAAAGATTTTCTTTGGTGGAAGATCAGGCGAATTTAGCTCTGAATATTTCAAGAATTGCAGATGCCAGAAATCCGAATATCAATCAAAGGGTAGAGGTGCAGGTGACTTCAAAAGGTGGAGATCTGTCAGGAAATGTGAATTCTATGACATTGAATGTGATGCAGAATAACAATCAGAATATGACGATTACTAATCTTAAACCGAGTTCTACTTTGGGAAGTCAGATTTTGTTTCAGCAGATGAGTATTGTATTTCCTGGAAACAACGAATTTTATTATTTCGATAATAAAAACATGAATATGCCTGCAGATATGGTGCAGGAAACGGGTTTGAAAGATGGCGTCAATCAGACTTATCTTCATCCGGTTTGGGCATATCCTTTAAATTATCAATATCAGCCAGATGTCAACGGAGCATTTTATTACAGAAGAAATGATTTAGGTTTAGAAAGAAATGCAGAAAGAGAAGCGGATTACGCTTGGGTTCATTTTTCGCTAGATTCTGATCCGATGGATAAGGAACTTTATATTGTGGGAGGTTTTAATAATTTTAAAGCAAACAAAGAATCCCAAATGATTTATAATGCAGAAAAGAAACAGTATGTCGCAAAAATTTTCCTGAAACAAGGTTTTTATAATTATATTCTCGCAACCAAAGAAGCCAACGGTTCTTTGAATTTGGGGGAAATCAACGGAAATTTCTGGCAGACAGAAAATCTTTATCAGGCATTTTTGTACTATAAACCTTTCGGAAGAAATTATGACGGATTGTTGGGGTATGGGGAATTTAGAACGCCTGTGAGATAA